One Leuconostoc mesenteroides subsp. mesenteroides ATCC 8293 genomic window, ACTGCTGGATGTCCAGAAATTTGTTCCAACAAAGGTAGAATATTCAGATAACTCGGACGAAAGTCATGTCCCCATTGTGATAAAACGTGGGCTTCGTCAACAGCAATTAACTCAATATTGAGACTTTGAACAAAACTAAAAAAGCTAGGGACCTCTAGTCGTTCAGGCGCAACATACAACATTTTGTAAAGCCCATGTCTTAGGTCCGACATGCGTTGTGCTTGTTCTTGCCCATCAACTGTCGAATTCAAGAACGTCGCAGGAATGCCCATGGTGTTCAACCCGTCAACTTGGTCTTTCATTAACGAAATTAATGGGGAAATGACTAAGGTAATGCCTTCAAACATCATTGCTGGTAGCTGATAGGTAATTGATTTTCCACCACCAGTTGGCATAATAGCTAAAGCATGTTTATGTGCGAGTACTTTATTAATAACATCTAGCTGACCAGCTCGAAAGTTATCGTACCCAAATTTTTCTTTTAAAATTGTTTGTGGATTCGCAGTTTGCATATTTTCTATTATAGCATGTGCCCTCTAACTAAAAAGCAGACGACGATTAGTTGTCATCTGCTCCCATTGGATTTAATTGAAACTTTATTGGCGTTATACGTCTTAGCAACCAGTTCATAATTGCTAAAATGCCTGACACAAGCGTTAACAACCAAAATTGCTTTACTTGAAAATTAGTAAACAACTGTAATAGAACAAAACCAATTGTAAACCAGCCAAAGTACGCAGCCATCGTATTGCCACCAATTCGCAATACTTTATCTAACAAGTTTTCCGATTCATTCTGAAAAAACTTAACATGTAACCAATCGAAAAAAAGCATGATAAATACAAAACTAACCAGATCCATAGAAACAAACTTCAATATCGTTATATAATCTCGCATGGGATTAAAACGTGTTGATCCTTGATATAACAACAAACCATATGTCATCATAATATCCGAACCAAATATGAATAATAACCAACTAATTGGCTTAGTTCGTACCATATCCCGAATTAACATATATCCCCCAAGAATTGATTCAACATCATGATTATCTTAAATTATTATATCATTTATCGGGTTCTTTAAATGGTTCCGGAACAAAACAAAAGATTATTTTTGATTGCATAGGGTGTTTCTTTGACCCCTAGTAACAGATTATGAGACAACCGCAATTGTTTTAAACTACTCGAAAATAACATGACATACCTCTGAACTTATTTTTACTAGTATGAATGAAAGAATAGACGTTCATCAAGCACTTTAACTAGAAGTAGTATCGTGTTATTCGAGATATATTGATTTTGATGACTTTACGTAGATTATACAAAGAAGAAAATACCTAATATGATTTACTTAGTATTTGCTTTTTATAATGCTGACTATAGTGAGTTACTAGTATTATTCACTTTTCCCCCTGTTATTTAATTAACACCAGATCCGACAAAGCCTCTAATCAGACCGTCTACAATGTCCATTACTGGCATAATAGCATACAAAAATAGAAGAAAGCCGATGGCAATGATGATCTTTTTATTTAAAATGCTAATCAATGAATGCCAGTTAATTTTTGTCAGAATGTAGATAATTAGAATAAACATTGGAATAGATAAATAACCAGATAGGTTAGATTCAATTAAAATCATATTCGATGAATAGAACAGTTTTAAAAATAAATAACCGATAGTTCCAACTATAATTGCACTGATTAAGCTTATCGTAACAATACGATAAAATTTGCGTTCCTGTTGATTTTCTCTTAATTTTCCGACCATCGTTTCGTCTCCTAAAAACAAATCATCTAACGATATGTTTAAGTACTTAGATATTAAAATAATATTTTCAATATCTGGCAATGTTTTACCGGTCTCCCAATTAGATATGGTTTTATTGGATACTAATAACTTATTAGCCAACTCCATTTGTGTTAAAGACATTTTTTGTCTTTTTTCCTTTATCAAATTATGAAATATCATGACTTTCCTCCTGGTCCTTGTTATGACATTAAACATAATACCCTGTCGCTATTTTAGCAATAGAAAGTCCTTACCAATCCTTATAATATTAGGTTTCATCATGTTATTGAGAATTAACAAAATTACTTTAATCTAAAATTATTTCACGACTTGCTTGATTCAAACCTAAATAAGTTAAAGTCATCGCTTCACTATAATGGTTTAATAATTGCATGACAAGTCCGATATTATAGTTAGACTGCATGTAGACACGATAAATACCAATTTTTTTGATTGTAGGTAAACGTATTTTTCTTAATCGTGACATCTGCGTTAAACACATTAGCCTTCTTTTATCATAACATCACTCACCCGTAGCAAGGTTGCTTCCCCAACTTGAAATACGGTGTAGTTACGACATCCAGCACGAAAACTATCAAATAAGGTATTTTTAATCATTTTCAAGACATTAGAATCTTTTATGGAGTACATTTTGTTGCATATTTATTTAACCTCAATAATAGGGATATCCTTGCTTGGCTTACTCTTTTCAAGGAATGACCAATTACTATTACCATAATATTTAAATGTAAATTCTTTAATCTGAAAACTATTTTGATCTTTCGACTTATCACTGATATCTCTCAGAAAGTTAAAATATAAATGCCTCTTATTTTCATTTTCCGATAGATCTAAGAACTCAATTTTTTGTTTAAACCCAGGAGTTGTTAGGGTATTGTGCGTCTTAAATACTTCAAATGATACTAATAATTCTTCTACAATTTGACGCATAGCAGAATATAGGGGATTACCGTTAGGATAATTCCCGTTTTGATCATAGAAACCGAGTAATTGTGACTTTTTAAAATCGTCAATAGGATCTTTTTTTTCATCTACATGTGATCCACCATCTTTATTAGCTATGAATAATACAATATCTCTACGAGAAATATATTCTGATTGTTGTGCAAACACAATTTGTTGCCACCACAGTTCCACAGGACAAAAAACTTCTGAAAGAATCTTATCAGAGCTGTCTCGACGATTATTAAATACTTCCTTACTTCCTAACGGCATGTAAGAAGCACCTTCCGCCCCAATTGACATCATCAACAGATCCCAAGAAGGCAATAAATTATTGGGAGAAAAGCTACTGTTAGGTGAATGCCAAGCTTTAAATTTATTTATTAAATCTAGTTGATTTAGTAAAGAGTTTGAATTGTAGGTTTGATGTATTAGAACGCGAACCTGTGTAGCCATTGGTAGCGCCATATCAGTTACACCAGAGTCAAACATTTTTGCATAGTGACGAAGTAAGTCTAGCTGAACGTCTAGTTTATTATTTTTTTCCTGTATTGATAGTTTTTGTTTAGACATATAAGCCCTCCACTTCGAGGATTATTATATCATTTAACTAAAAAACAACCCCTATACTCAACAATCAGAGTATAGGGGTTGTTTTAACGGGTTTTTCGAGGGGTTATTTTTTTGAATAGCCCCTAAATTTGGTATAAACTTAGTGGTTACCAAAATTCATACCAAAGCCATAACCAAGACCTTGATATTTGTCAGCAAATTCTTGGCTTATTATCTGTAAATAAAACGGGGACAAAGGTTTAGAAAGACTATTTTTCATGGCTAATGGTGTTAAGTCTGTTTTTAAATCAGCAATTATTTTAGGTAGATATTGATTATTTTCCAAACTTAATTTTGCTACTATCAGAGCTTCCCGTTCTGTTTGGTTAATGCTTTCGTCCAAAATTAGATCCGTAATTTGGTTTAACAAATCGATTTCATCATTCATAGTTCAGTTCCCCCTAAAATGTTTACATACTATCTCTTTATTTTGGTAATGCTGATTATGTTAAGTCTTTAAAAATAATTAAGTTGTATTTATAAAAACACAACTTAATCATTTTTTTCGTAAATAAATAATTTATCTACGGTAGAATTAAGTTCTTTCGCTAACTTAAAAGCCAAAATTAAAGTTGGGTCATACTTATTATTCTCAATCGCATTAATTGTTTGTCTAGAAACTTCACAATTATTTGCCAATTCTTCTTGAGATAAATACTTTTTTTTTCGTAACTGATTAATTAAATTTTCCAAAATAACCGCCTCAGTCACCCATTTTGTTACGATTATATCGCACTGCGAATAAAAACGTAACAACTGCAAATGTTAGTGAAAAAAAATCATCAGAGTGATTTGTATAATTATCAAATTGAATATTTAAAATTGGACCTAATAGGAATGTCAAGCATTTTAACGTCAAAGAAATAATAACAACGATAAAAGAAAAACAACCACTTTTTAAAATAATCATATGTTTTCTTTCATCACCTTTTCTTAATAAAGATGCTACAATTCTTATGTCAAAAATAAATACTACAATCCCTATTATCCATAATGCAAAATATCCTTTATTCATAAATTTCTCCTCAGCTAATGTAAAAAAGATTTAACATATATAATATAGTATATTATATTTAATAATGTCAAATGTTTTTGACATTATTAAAGTCGTTATCGGCCACTATATGTCACTTTTTTTGCCGATCACTTGCGGGCACGAGCCTACCCATATCCGAATTATTTATCCCCCACAATACCGTTATTTATATTACTTTAAACGTGTTTTAGACTGTTGTGGTGCAAAATAAAAATCAAATGATGATGAGATTGAATTATGGACCACTTCATATTCTTTATTATGTTTAATGCTCAGGCACTCTACTAGTTTAACGAGTATGAGTGCTTTTTTTATTTAACTTCAATTTCTAACAACTCTTGTAAATCTTTTGTTGTTGCTGGGTTAGCTGTTTTATAGTCGAATCTTTTGCCTTTGAGAGGACTGTTGCCTTCATATTCTACTAAATCAAACCATACACGTCCTGCATCATCACCAGTTAAATGATACCCTGCTTCGTCACCTAAGCTATAATCATCTACAACCTTTTGTTGATACATAGCAACAACGTGAGTAATGTTTTTCTTGATTATTGTGTCAAGGTTAATACGCCAAGCACCTGAAACACGATCTTTTAGCCACCCTGTTTCATTCTTGATCTCACTCAACTTAATGATGAGTACTCTTTCTTTATTCATATCCGTCTCCTAAATTATTTTATTAGTAAATCAATGGTTTACTATTCCATATATTTATAATACATAATTGAATAATTTAATGCAACTTTATATGATAAAATAATTTAAATAAATGTTTTTTGGGGGAAGAAAGCTATGAAGAAGTGGTATGAAGAGAAACAACATAAAGACATGTTATTTTATGGCGCTATGATGTTAATGGTTATCAGTCCATTTTTAGAGGGGTTCGGGATAATTACATCAATGTTAGCAGTATTTATTGCTTTTTATAGTACTGACGATGATGACGAGTCTTAATTGTCCATATAAGGCTGTTAGATACGTTTTATAGTGTTCATTCATAATTTATATTAAATTATATTTATAACGCCTTAGGATTGATCGTATTAACAAAAATTTTACTGTAGACACATAAAAAGCCCACAAATTAATGTGAGCTTATTTTTTACCTTTTTTATCCAGCTTTTTTATAACATAAGAACTAGTGAATCCAATAGAAAAGTATAGAATAGTCCAAAGCCAAAGCAATTTAGGATAATTACTATACAGTATTCTCAGTGGAATCATTAAAATAGCAACTGGAATCATTACCTGTAATAAAGTTTTTTTCATATATTACAATTACATCCTTTGCTTATTCACAATAAGTCAAATTTCCATGCTTGTAAATACCTATCCAACCATTTCCGTTGCCATCAAATAGAGAAGCTAATCTGGTACCGGGATTTGCTAGTGTTGCCAAATATCCAATACTAAATCCTGCAGTGTTAGCCACAGCGGAACTTGCAGCACTAGCTGTGATTCCTAAAGCACCAGCAATTACCTCAGGCAAAACAGCAACTATAGCCGCAGCAGTAAGCCCACAAACAGCTGTATCTACAGTATATGCAAAGAATCTGGCGCCTATAGCTACGCCTGTATAATGCCAAAAACTACTAGCAACAGCCTCAGTGCCATTATTATTAGCTAAGTCAAATACATGTGTTTCTGTTGTATACTTCGCCGTTTCTGAATCAAACGTTGTCTTAATAACAGTTAATTGAACACCATTATTAATTACTGACACATCAGTTTTAGATTCAGAATCTGAGACTTTAATACCAGAAACTTTTTGAGTTTCAGTATTAATAGCAGTTTCAATTTCTGCTGAATCTACCTTTTTTGTACTAGTAGTTACATCATCAGAATTAGAAATTTGATTAAATGAATTATCTGCTTTATTAGTGCTTTCAGTAGATGTCTTAACAATTCCAGAATCTTTTTGTGTTTGTTTGTGAGTATACTCACCATTCTCAGACACAGCTCTTTTTTCCGCTTGTTTTAACGTTGTAGCTTTAGAACCGCTGTAATTCCCCTTAGCTAGTTCGTTAGCACTTACGTTATAAAAGCTTGAAATACTTGGAGCTGTTGCAGTTACAATAGTTCCAGCAGCAATTAAACCTGCTGTTAATTTTAATGCTTTATTCATGTATTTTCTCCCCCATGAATAATATTTTTATAAGCATGGATACTATTTAAACATGAATGATAAACGTATGTCAACACATTTTGTGAAATTGATTACTTTTAATATAAAAAGCCCCTACTTAATTGTAGAGGTTTTATAGTTACTAATATACGCATTTATTTCTTAATTTCCATTGTCTTACCGCAGTTTAAACAGACAAATGTGTTTTTCTTTCCCTTCTTACCAGCAAATCCAACTGCACCACCCGCAATGAATCCTAATCCACCAGTCATAACACCTAATCCAACTGAACCAGCTACCGACTTACCAAATGAATATTTCTTTGAGTTGTCACCAGCTAATTGGAACTCATGACCACCGCACTTCTTGCATGTTAATTTATTTTGCTCTTGTAGTTTAGCCTCATGTTCTTGTTGCTTAATTTCACGTTCGGCTTGTTTTTCTTCTTTAATTTCTGCTACAGCTTGTTTTAGATCTGTATCAGCTGTTATACCTAAACGCTCACGCTTTAATGTATCAAGGGCATACTTACTGGCTTCAGGGTTTTTGAATCCCCATTTCCCAGATTCCCAAATCGACATTGCGTTATATTCGTCCCAATTAAAGTTTAGACGTTCTTCTGTTTCTAAGCTCCGATATTCAATTGCTGGTGTTTGTTGCGCCATTGGTTTTCCTCTTTTTCTTCTAAGTGTACTCTACTATATTAATTTTTATAATAATCAAACTAAATTAACACAAAAATACGATCTACATAGACAAATATCTTTAATTTTCCATATAAGGGCCATACAATTTTTTAAGGCATTATAGTAATTTTTATAACGCCTGAAAATTGATTATATTGAAAAAAATTCCAATATAGACACAAAAAAGCCCACAAATTAATGTGAGCTCACCAGTAAATGGCATTTATTTATCATTTTTTCTGAAATATTTATCACTAATAAAATTAACTATAGGCGATAAAATTACAAAACCAACCACCATGTAAACAATATCCCAAAACCAAAACGGTGTGCCTAACATATCAGGGAACTTTTTTAAGATATATGACAATATAGATATCACAATAAAATTTTCGAATAAATGATTTTTCAAAATGATATACCCCTATTTATTGAGTCATATAAACAGAATCACCCGTTCTATCCGTTTTTGAATATACTCCAACCCAACCATTTCCATTTTTATCTAAGTTATATGCTATATAAGTACCAGGATTAAGTTTTTGGGATGCATAACCAAAACCACCTGCTAAAGAATATTGTTGAATCTTATTAACTGTGCTCACAGAAACACCTAAAGCACCAGCAACAACGCGTGGTAGAGCGATAAACGCAGCTCTACCAGT contains:
- a CDS encoding helix-turn-helix domain-containing protein, which translates into the protein MIFHNLIKEKRQKMSLTQMELANKLLVSNKTISNWETGKTLPDIENIILISKYLNISLDDLFLGDETMVGKLRENQQERKFYRIVTISLISAIIVGTIGYLFLKLFYSSNMILIESNLSGYLSIPMFILIIYILTKINWHSLISILNKKIIIAIGFLLFLYAIMPVMDIVDGLIRGFVGSGVN
- a CDS encoding bacteriocin immunity protein, with the protein product MNDEIDLLNQITDLILDESINQTEREALIVAKLSLENNQYLPKIIADLKTDLTPLAMKNSLSKPLSPFYLQIISQEFADKYQGLGYGFGMNFGNH
- a CDS encoding helix-turn-helix transcriptional regulator, producing the protein MENLINQLRKKKYLSQEELANNCEVSRQTINAIENNKYDPTLILAFKLAKELNSTVDKLFIYEKND
- a CDS encoding Zn finger protein — translated: MAQQTPAIEYRSLETEERLNFNWDEYNAMSIWESGKWGFKNPEASKYALDTLKRERLGITADTDLKQAVAEIKEEKQAEREIKQQEHEAKLQEQNKLTCKKCGGHEFQLAGDNSKKYSFGKSVAGSVGLGVMTGGLGFIAGGAVGFAGKKGKKNTFVCLNCGKTMEIKK